A genome region from Trichocoleus sp. includes the following:
- a CDS encoding Uma2 family endonuclease yields MIQAKQRFQSFEEYLSYDDGTENLYELFNGELVEVPPESGLNIEIANFLFSVFLPLVGHRRLRGHGLELEVRGEPRNRYPDLTIIQDEHIEQLRRRNTLRLFMAPPALVIEIVSPGELQRDRDYIAKRSQYQDRAIPEYWIIDPQQNTVLILELTESGYKESKFSSSTDRIHSPQFSNLALTTRQILTAGSPDA; encoded by the coding sequence ATGATTCAGGCGAAACAGCGATTCCAGAGTTTTGAGGAATATTTGTCCTACGACGATGGGACAGAAAATCTGTATGAACTATTTAACGGGGAATTGGTTGAAGTGCCGCCAGAATCAGGGTTGAACATTGAAATTGCAAATTTTTTATTTTCAGTGTTCCTACCCCTAGTTGGGCATCGCAGGCTTCGAGGGCATGGGCTAGAACTTGAAGTGAGAGGCGAACCGCGCAACCGATATCCTGATCTGACAATTATTCAAGACGAGCACATCGAACAACTACGGCGACGCAATACCCTACGATTGTTCATGGCTCCGCCTGCCCTGGTGATTGAAATTGTCAGCCCTGGAGAGCTTCAGCGCGATCGAGATTACATTGCCAAACGATCGCAGTATCAAGATCGAGCCATTCCCGAATATTGGATCATCGACCCGCAGCAAAATACAGTATTGATCCTGGAACTGACAGAATCCGGCTACAAAGAAAGTAAATTCTCTAGCAGCACCGATCGCATCCACTCTCCCCAATTTAGCAACCTTGCCCTCACCACTCGCCAAATTCTGACCGCAGGGAGTCCTGACGCCTGA
- a CDS encoding chemotaxis protein CheB, producing the protein MAFELVAIGTSLGGLTALKTILKDLPAGFAAAIAIVQHRHKESDYSLCAFLQQFTVLPVYEVEDKQRILPGHIYMAPADYHLIVESGYFSLSIDDPVSYARPSIDVLMETAADAYAEQAIGVILTGANQDGAQGLFALKARGGVTIVQQPETAESPVMPSAAIAGVAVDRILPLSLIGGYLADLVGSSRE; encoded by the coding sequence GTGGCGTTTGAACTGGTGGCGATCGGTACATCACTGGGGGGGCTGACTGCCCTAAAAACAATCCTGAAAGATTTGCCCGCAGGGTTTGCTGCCGCAATTGCGATCGTGCAGCACCGCCACAAAGAATCAGACTACAGCTTATGTGCCTTTCTGCAACAGTTTACGGTGTTGCCCGTGTACGAAGTGGAGGATAAGCAGCGCATTCTCCCCGGACATATTTACATGGCTCCGGCAGATTACCATTTGATAGTTGAATCTGGCTATTTCTCGCTCTCCATTGATGACCCCGTTTCCTACGCGCGTCCTTCGATTGATGTCTTGATGGAAACAGCAGCGGATGCTTATGCAGAACAGGCGATCGGGGTAATTTTAACGGGTGCAAATCAAGACGGCGCCCAAGGACTATTTGCACTCAAAGCAAGAGGAGGAGTGACGATCGTTCAACAGCCTGAGACGGCGGAAAGCCCTGTTATGCCCAGTGCTGCCATTGCTGGGGTTGCAGTCGATCGAATTTTGCCACTCTCGCTGATCGGAGGCTATTTAGCAGATTTAGTCGGTAGTAGCAGGGAATAG